A window from Culex pipiens pallens isolate TS chromosome 3, TS_CPP_V2, whole genome shotgun sequence encodes these proteins:
- the LOC120416051 gene encoding nucleolar GTP-binding protein 1 — MSLYNFKKIMVVPPAKAFIDIMLSKTQRKTPTVVHKHYKISRIRGFYMRKVKFTQQNFHDRLSQIIQDFPKLDDVHPFYADLMNVLYDKDHYKLALGQLNTARHLIDTVAKDYVRLLKFGDSLYRCKQLKKAALGRMATIMKRQASNLTYLEQVRQHLSRLPSIDPYTRTIIICGFPNVGKSSFINKVTRADVEVQPYAFTTKSLYVGHMDYKYLRWQVIDTPGILDHPLEERNVIEMQAITAMAHLRACILYFMDISEQCGHSIEEQAKLFDSIKPLFANKPLALVLNKTDILTLDELDADKRKIIDDLVDDPEEIPIMQMSTVTEKGVIEVKTEACERLLGYRVDQKLKSKKIEGVLNRLHVAMPEKRDEKDRPACIPEAVLAARAANADKLARRQRKLEKEIEQEMGDEYTLDLQKNYADIAEEERHDVIPEFLNGVNIADYIDADIFEKLEELEREEGLRLESGFYDPPPLNLDETLLEIREMAKQIRLKRFLLKDSKKMTVKSGRPVMPRHKQAVVRDRKVDNLRKTMENLGVDMSGTEQANFTKNQVDIRRSLVPAVGGPKTPKKDRESLAICKATGKPLKRKTPGIELGIKDVMLKSKARVMAKHDIAKKVTKMARKGEADRHIPDLKPKHLFAGKRGTGKTDRR; from the exons ATGAGTTTGTACAACTTTAAGAAGATTATGGTGGTGCCGCCGGCAAAG GCCTTCATCGATATTATGCTGTCGAAGACCCAGCGGAAGACGCCGACTGTGGTTCACAAGCACTACAAGATCAGCCGGATCCGGGGCTTTTACATGCGCAAGGTCAAGTTCACCCAGCAGAACTTCCACGACCGGCTGTCGCAGATCATCCAGGACTTTCCGAAGCTGGACGATGTGCACCCGTTCTACGCGGATTTGATGAACGTGCTGTACGATAAGGACCATTACAAGCTGGCGCTGGGGCAGCTGAACACGGCGAGGCATTTGATTGATAC ggTGGCAAAGGATTACGTTCGGCTGTTGAAGTTTGGTGACTCGCTGTATCGGTGCAAGCAGCTGAAGAAGGCCGCGCTGGGTCGGATGGCCACGATCATGAAGCGTCAGGCGTCGAATTTGACCTACCTGGAGCAGGTCCGGCAGCATTTGTCGCGTTTGCCGTCGATCGATCCGTACACCCGGACCATCATCATCTGCGGCTTCCCGAACGTGGGCAAGTCTAGCTTTATCAACAAGGTCACACGCGCGGACGTTGAGGTGCAACCGTATGCGTTCACGACGAAGAGTTTGTACGTTGGCCACATGGACTACAAATATCTGCGGTGGCAGGTGATTGACACGCCCGGTATTTTGGATCATCCGTTGGAGGAGAGGAACGTGATTGAGATGCAGGCCATCACGGCGATGGCTCACTTGCGGGCGTGCATTCTGTACTTTATGGACATTTCCGAGCAGTGCGGCCACTCGATCGAGGAACAGGCCAAGCTTTTTGACAGCATCAAGCCGCTGTTTGCCAACAAGCCGCTGGCGTTGGTGCTGAACAAAACGGACATTCTCACGCTGGATGAGCTGGACGCGGACAAGCGAAAGATCATCGACGATCTGGTCGACGATCCGGAGGAGATCCCGATCATGCAAATGTCCACGGTCACCGAGAAGGGTGTGATTGAGGTCAAAACAGAAGCTTGCGAGCGTTTGCTCGGATATCGCGTTGATCAGAAGCTGAAGTCCAAGAAGATCGAGGGCGTGCTGAATAGGCTACACGTTGCTATGCCGGAGAAGCGTGACGAAAAAGACAGACCGGCGTGCATTCCGGAAGCGGTGCTGGCCGCCCGCGCCGCCAACGCGGACAAACTCGCCCGTCGCCAGCGCAAGCTCGAGAAGGAAATCGAACAGGAAATGGGCGACGAATACACGCTGGATCTGCAGAAGAACTACGCCGACATCGCCGAGGAAGAACGCCACGACGTCATTCCCGAGTTCCTCAACGGAGTCAACATCGCCGACTACATCGACGCGGACATCTTCGAAAAGCTGGAAGAGCTCGAGCGCGAGGAAGGTCTCCGGCTCGAGTCCGGCTTCTACGATCCGCCGCCGCTCAACCTGGACGAAACTCTGCTCGAGATTCGCGAAATGGCCAAACAGATCCGCCTCAAGCGCTTCCTGCTCAAGGACTCCAAAAAGATGACCGTCAAGAGTGGCCGGCCGGTCATGCCCCGCCACAAGCAGGCCGTCGTGCGCGACCGCAAGGTCGACAACCTGCGCAAAACGATGGAAAACCTCGGCGTCGACATGTCCGGCACCGAGCAGGCCAACTTCACCAAGAACCAGGTCGACATCCGGCGAAGCCTCGTCCCGGCCGTCGGAGGACCAAAAACACCGAAGAAGGACCGCGAATCGCTGGCCATCTGCAAAGCCACCGGCAAACCCCTCAAGCGGAAGACCCCCGGCATCGAGCTCGGCATCAAGGACGTCATG CTCAAATCGAAGGCCCGCGTCATGGCGAAGCACGACATCGCGAAGAAGGTCACGAAGATGGCGCGCAAGGGCGAGGCCGACCGGCACATACCGGACCTCAAGCCGAAGCATCTGTTTGCGGGCAAGCGCGGCACGGGCAAGACCGACCGGCGTTAA